A window of the Synechococcus sp. M16.1 genome harbors these coding sequences:
- the tuf gene encoding elongation factor Tu, whose translation MAREKFERNKPHVNIGTIGHVDHGKTTLTAAITNVLAKKGQAEVQNYADIDGAPEERERGITINTAHVEYETETRHYAHVDCPGHADYVKNMITGAAQMDGAILVCAATDGPMAQTKEHILLAKQVGVPALVVALNKCDMVDDEEIIELVEMEIRELLSSYDFPGDDIPVVQVSGLKAIEGEAEWEAKIEELMAAVDASIPEPEREVDKPFLMAVEDVFSITGRGTVATGRIERGIVKVGEEIEIVGIKDTRKTTVTGVEMFRKLLDEGMAGDNVGLLLRGIQKEDIERGMVLVKPGSITPHTKFEGQVYVLKKEEGGRHTPFFAGYRPQFYIRTTDVTGQITAFTAEDGSNVEMVMPGDNIQMTGELICPVAIEQGMRFAIREGGRTIGAGVVSKIIE comes from the coding sequence ATGGCACGCGAGAAGTTCGAAAGGAACAAGCCCCACGTCAACATCGGCACCATCGGCCACGTTGACCACGGCAAGACCACCCTCACCGCTGCGATCACCAACGTGCTCGCCAAGAAGGGTCAGGCTGAAGTTCAGAACTACGCCGACATCGACGGCGCCCCTGAAGAGCGTGAGCGCGGCATCACCATCAACACCGCTCACGTTGAGTACGAGACCGAGACTCGTCACTACGCCCACGTGGACTGCCCTGGCCACGCGGACTATGTGAAGAACATGATCACCGGTGCCGCTCAGATGGACGGCGCCATCCTGGTGTGTGCCGCCACCGACGGCCCCATGGCCCAGACCAAGGAGCACATCCTTCTGGCCAAGCAGGTGGGCGTTCCCGCTCTGGTGGTTGCACTCAACAAGTGCGACATGGTCGATGACGAAGAGATCATCGAACTGGTGGAGATGGAGATCCGCGAACTGCTCTCCAGCTACGACTTCCCCGGCGACGACATCCCCGTGGTTCAGGTCTCCGGCCTGAAGGCCATCGAGGGCGAGGCTGAGTGGGAAGCCAAGATCGAGGAACTGATGGCGGCTGTTGACGCCAGCATCCCTGAGCCTGAGCGGGAAGTGGACAAGCCCTTCCTGATGGCAGTGGAAGACGTCTTCTCCATCACCGGTCGCGGCACCGTGGCCACCGGCCGTATCGAGCGCGGCATCGTCAAGGTCGGCGAAGAGATCGAAATCGTCGGCATCAAAGACACTCGCAAGACCACCGTCACCGGTGTGGAAATGTTCCGCAAGCTGCTCGATGAGGGCATGGCTGGCGACAACGTTGGTCTGCTGCTGCGCGGCATCCAGAAGGAAGACATCGAGCGCGGCATGGTGCTCGTGAAGCCCGGTTCCATCACCCCTCACACCAAGTTCGAGGGTCAGGTGTACGTGCTCAAGAAGGAAGAAGGCGGCCGCCACACTCCCTTCTTCGCTGGCTACCGCCCGCAGTTCTACATCCGTACAACGGACGTGACCGGCCAAATCACTGCCTTCACCGCGGAAGACGGTTCCAACGTGGAAATGGTGATGCCTGGTGACAACATCCAGATGACCGGTGAGCTGATCTGCCCCGTCGCCATCGAGCAAGGCATGCGCTTCGCTATTCGCGAAGGCGGCCGCACCATCGGTGCTGGCGTGGTCTCCAAGATCATCGAGTGA